The following are encoded together in the Balaenoptera acutorostrata chromosome 9, mBalAcu1.1, whole genome shotgun sequence genome:
- the SCGB1A1 gene encoding LOW QUALITY PROTEIN: uteroglobin (The sequence of the model RefSeq protein was modified relative to this genomic sequence to represent the inferred CDS: substituted 1 base at 1 genomic stop codon), with protein MKLAIALTLVTLTLFCSPASTEVCLNFLHVIENLFMGTLSSYEAALEPFSPEEDMKNAGAQLKMLVDTFPXKAKDSMIKLMDKIIKSPHCA; from the exons ATGAAGCTCGCCATTGCCCTCACCCTGGTCACCCTGACTCTCTTCTGCAGCCCTG CATCTACAGAGGTCTGCCTGAACTTTCTACACGTCATTGAAAACCTCTTCATGGGCACACTTTCCAGCTATGAGGCTGCCCTTGAACCCTTCAGCCCTGAGGAAGACATGAAAAATGCAGGGGCCCAGCTGAAGATGCTGGTGGACACCTTCCCCTAGAAGGCCAAGGACAGCATGATAAAGCTCATG gaCAAAATAATCAAGAGCCCACACTGTGCTTAG